From one Eucalyptus grandis isolate ANBG69807.140 chromosome 9, ASM1654582v1, whole genome shotgun sequence genomic stretch:
- the LOC104419454 gene encoding O-fucosyltransferase 27 isoform X1, giving the protein MKGEGKTVMMKSRLKWVGLVGLVLSALSLFVHFLLARFTEDGFSEYQTSITIFSWRPIFENVDIPTTQSPLYRRLWGPVRHLESLHPHANPRGNYAEPSMQTNGFIFVRIQGGFHEIRNSICDVVAVSRLLNATLVVPEIQSTTSSKGISSEFKSFSYLYSEEQFMTALAKDVRVVKTLPKDLKGARRKKKIPLFRVPYQASPYFFLHHVLPVLNKHSVVELVVSDGGCLQAILAPQFEELQRLRCRVSFHALRFRQEVQELATNILHRLRSPGRPFIAYDPGLTRDALAYHGCAELFQDVHTELIQHKRAWMLKRGIVKGSLSVDSAGKRLNGSCPLMPEEIGILLRAYGYSWDTIIYVSGGEVFGGQRTLIPLHSMFENVVDRTSLSSSWELNRIYGRESNLASDYPKKLTPVNVELKRKAWKLAGPRPRPLPPPPARPKYPYNIEGWWGWVAESDNEPDSTVMELRMNAHKLLWEAIDYVVCVEADVFVPGFDHDGKGHPNFATLVMGHRLYQSAASRTYRPNRKQVVKFLEETRDHLYQANRTWLTSIRKHLRNSLLDGLTEASVKSKSLSFLSYPVPECSCSSHDPAKSTSHTSSSSHSLHAALGSVHHCPAWMDTSMTSLSIEKERDEDLDEDDTSSSGLFLRNSSGAAHENGSGEASKEEAQLEDQEELEGGERR; this is encoded by the exons ATGAAAGGAGAAGGGAAGACGGTCATGATGAAGTCAAGACTGAAGTGGGTGGGTTTGGTGGGTCTTGTTCTATCGGCTCTCTCCCTCTTCGTCCACTTCTTGCTCGCCAGATTCACTGAAGACGGCTTCTCTGAGTATCAGACTTCCATCACCATCTTCTCCTGGAGACCCATCTTCGAGAATGTCGACATCCCCACCACA CAGAGTCCACTGTATAGAAGGCTATGGGGTCCGGTTAGGCACCTTGAATCTTTGCATCCTCATGCCAATCCCAGAGGAAATTATGCAG AACCCAGTATGCAGACAAATGGCTTTATCTTTGTCAGAATACAAGGAGGTTTCCATGAGATACGAAACTCG ATATGCGATGTAGTCGCAGTGTCTCGGCTTCTTAATGCGACATTAGTTGTTCCAGAGATCCAATCTACCACGAGCAGTAAAGGCATCAG CTCAGAGTTCAAGAGCTTTTCCTATCTCTACAGTGAGGAGCAATTCATGACAGCATTGGCAAAGGATGTTAGAGTAGTTAAGACCCTTCCAAAAGATCTAAAAGGGGCAAGgcggaagaagaagatcccACTTTTTAGGGTTCCATACCAGGCCTCACCATACTTTTTTCTCCACCATGTTCTTCCGGTACTGAACAAGCATTCAGTTGTTGAATTGGTGGTCTCTGATGGTGGATGCTTACAG GCTATCCTTGCACCCCAGTTTGAAGAGCTTCAGAGGCTGAGATGTAGAGTCTCTTTCCATGCTCTTCGATTTAGACAGGAGGTCCAGGAACTGGCTACTAATATTCTGCATAG ATTACGGTCCCCTGGACGGCCATTTATAGCATATGATCCTGGGTTGACAAGAGATGCATTGGCATATCATGGTTGCGCCGAGTTGTTCCAG GATGTACATACTGAACTCATCCAACATAAAAGAGCTTGGATGCTGAAGCGCGGGATTGTCAAGGGGAGCCTCTCTGTGGATTCAGCAGGAAAGCGCCTCAACGGGTCTTGCCCTCTTATGCCGGAAGAG ATTGGAATTCTTCTCCGTGCATATGGATACTCATGGGATACCATAATATATGTTTCGGGGGGTGAAGTCTTTGGTGGTCAAAGGACATTAATACCTCTTCACTCCATGTTTGAAAATGTCGTCGATAGGACTTCGCTTAGTTCGAGTTGGGAGCTAAACAGAATTTACGGGCGTGAGTCCAACCTAGCTTCAGATTATCCCAAGAAGCTTACTCCTGTCAATGTAGAATTGAAACGCAAAGCGTGGAAACTGGCAGGCCCACGCCCTCGTCCACTTCCACCACCTCCAGCCCGGCCCAAATACCCTTATAATATTGAAGGTTGGTGGGGCTGGGTGGCTGAAAGTGATAATGAGCCTGACAGTACAGTAATGGAGCTGAGGATGAATGCCCATAAATTACTCTGGGAAGCAATTGACTATGTGGTTTGTGTTGAAGCCGATGTGTTTGTTCCTGGGTTTGATCATGATGGTAAGGGGCATCCAAATTTCGCCACCTTAGTGATGGGCCATAGACTATACCAGTCAGCGGCCTCCAGAACTTACAGACCTAACAG GAAGCAAGTCGTGAAGTTCTTGGAAGAAACACGTGACCACCTTTATCAGGCAAATCGAACATGGCTGACATCGATCCGCAAGCACCTGAGAAATAGCCTGCTGGACGGGCTAACAGAAGCGTCTGTAAAATCgaagtctctctctttcctctcttatcCTGTCCCTGAATGTTCTTGCTCGAGCCACGATCCAGCCAAATCTACATCCCACACTTCCAGTTCGTCTCACTCCCTTCACGCAGCTCTTGGCTCTGTCCACCATTGCCCTGCTTGGATGGACACCAGCATGACATCCCTTTCAATAGAGAAGGAGCGCGATGAAGATCTTGACGAGGACGACACCTCATCGTCTGGGTTGTTTCTTCGGAATAGCAGTGGTGCAGCTCATGAAAACGGAAGCGGTGAGGCAAGTAAAGAGGAGGCCCAGTTGGAGGACCAGGAAGAACTAGAAGGTGGAGAGAGAAGATAA
- the LOC104419453 gene encoding uncharacterized protein LOC104419453 isoform X1, producing MHPSTISDDALIHVETPNHDRESSSPTRFHEPCQLATVPLLLQPSYARSKSLISDDLRHFRISLRWCALDQSSCFGMFISIFTFILFTFVIPIVSSLAVKVPSTAPVENPISFNLLVQFPESGLAAIGFFTLCRFFNKYGLRQLLFLDVLEYDSAPVRRNYTRELDKSFRYLSYILLPSFLVELTHKVVFFSTVSMSFSLPFPFPSNAVLFVLVLASWIYRTGIFLLVCVLFRLTCELQILRLGGLHGMLEGCGSDPSAIFDEHVRIRKQLSATSHRYRFFIISCLLTMTVSQFAALLIVLASKTEKNFFNSGDLVVCSVVELSGLFLCLLGAARITHRAQGIASLATRWNMLVTSASASGSNRPKPETVEHNGWHSDTDSDLLIPVSTFSDSSSFQIRQALVAYLERNNGGITLYGFALDRGLLHTIFAFEFSLVLWILSKVVVLS from the exons ATGCATCCCTCAACCATCAGCGACGACGCCCTCATTCATGTGGAGACTCCTAACCACGACCGCGAATCCTCCTCCCCGACACGGTTCCATGAGCCATGCCAACTTGCCACCGTCCCGTTGCTTCTCCAACCGTCCTATGCCAGGTCGAAATCGCTCATCTCTGATGATCTCCGCCACTTCCGAATCAGCCTCAGGTGGTGCGCGCTCGATCAGTCCTCCTGTTTCGGGATGTTCATCTCCATTTTCACGTTCATACTTTTCACGTTCGTCATTCCAATAGTGAGCTCCCTAGCCGTGAAAGTACCATCGACAGCTCCAGTCGAGAACCCGATATCTTTCAACCTGCTTGTCCAGTTCCCGGAATCGGGCTTAGCGGCAATTGGCTTCTTCACACTATGCAG GTTCTTCAATAAGTATGGGCTGCGGCAGCTCCTCTTCCTCGATGTGCTTGAATATGACTCCGCCCCTGTGCGTCGTAACTACACCCGCGAGCTCGACAAGTCGTTCCGATACCTGTCCTACATCCTCCTCCCTTCCTTCCTTGTCGAACTTACCCACAAGGTTGTCTTCTTCTCGACCGTCTCCATGTCCTTCtccctccccttccccttcccatCCAACGCTGTCCTCTTCGTCCTCGTCCTCGCCTCCTGGATCTACCGAACCGGCATCTTCCTCCTTGTCTGTGTCCTGTTCAGGCTGACCTGCGAGCTCCAGATCCTAAGGCTCGGTGGCCTCCACGGGATGCTTGAGGGCTGCGGGTCCGACCCGAGTGCCATATTTGATGAGCACGTCAGGATCAGGAAGCAGCTGTCCGCAACAAGCCACCGGTACCGTTTCTTCATCATCAGTTGCCTCCTGACGATGACAGTGAGCCAGTTTGCAGCACTGCTGATCGTCCTGGCATCAAAGACCGAgaagaatttcttcaattccggAGATCTTGTA gtgTGTTCGGTTGTTGAGCTGAGTGGTCTGTTCTTGTGCTTGTTGGGGGCTGCAAGAATCACCCACAGAGCTCAAGGGATCGCCTCTTTGGCCACTAGATGGAACATGCTAGTGACTTCCGCTTCTGCTTCTGGTTCGAACCGGCCGAAACCCGAAACTGTGGAACACAACGGCTGGCACAGCGACACCGACTCGGATCTCCTCATCCCAGTCTCCACCTTCTCAGATTCTAGCTCATTCCAAATCCGACAAGCACTAG TGGCGTACTTGGAGCGGAACAATGGCGGGATAACGCTGTACGGGTTCGCACTGGACCGGGGGCTGCTGCACACGATCTTTGCATTCGAGTTCTCGCTCGTGCTGTGGATACTGAGCAAGGTGGTGGTCCTGTCTTGA
- the LOC104419452 gene encoding transcription factor BIM2 isoform X2: protein MVRPAAKTPHHHHHHEQHDDDDDEETEYGDDFAPAHNSNSSFPKGKGDGKRGSAPRSKHSETEQRRRSKINERFQILRDLIPQNDQKRDKASFLLEVIEYIQFLQEKLQMYEGSYPGYDQEPSKLTPWRSNTGTVESQMDHLQIMKNGSAHESRVVMNPLLANAQNSLESDLGNAAVSIDMQTQPGMYASVGHGGVASEPLTEAVSNVGNVSGHPQSQLWQAMPFAADCSIPNNTHIDQEQFTIESGSVSLSAAYSQGILNTLTQALQSSGVDLSQANISVQIDVGKRANNRAAGTLSTLKDHENVPPDSQARMHDGSEVYGEEPDQAHKRLRTEKS, encoded by the exons ATGGTGAGGCCCGCCGCCAAGACacctcaccaccaccaccaccacgagcagcacgacgacgacgacgacgaggagaCCGAGTACGGCGACGACTTCGCTCCTGCCCACAATTCTAACTCTTCTTTCCCGAAAG GGAAAGGGGACGGGAAGAGGGGGAGCGCGCCGCGGTCGAAGCATTCGGAGACGGAGCAGCGCAGGAGGAGCAAGATCAACGAGAG GTTTCAAATACTGAGAGATCTCATCCCTCAAAATGATCAAAAAAGAGATAAGGCTTCATTCTTGTTAGAG GTTATAGAGTACATTCAATTTTTACAGGAGAAATTACAGATGTATGAGGGTTCATACCCTGGTTATGATCAGGAGCCAAGTAAATTAACACCATGG AGAAGCAACACTGGGACTGTGGAAAGTCAAATGGATCATCTTCAAATTATGAAAAACGGAAGTGCTCATGAGAGCAGAGTTGTTATGAACCCACTGCTTGCAAATGCGCAGAACTCATTGGAATCTGATTTGGGAAATGCTGCAGTCTCCATAGACATGCAAACCCAACCAGGCATGTATGCTTCTGTTGGGCATGGCGGGGTGGCCAGTGAACCGTTGACTGAAGCCGTATCTAATGTCGGGAACGTGTCTGGCCATCCTCAGTCGCAGTTGTGGCAGGCGATGCCTTTTGCAGCAGATTGTAGCATCCCAAACAATACACATATTGATCAAGAGCAATTTACCATTGAAAGTGGATCTGTTAGCCTTTCTGCTGCCTATTCTCAAGG GATATTAAACACTCTGACCCAAGCACTGCAATCATCGGGAGTGGATTTGTCCCAAGCCAACATCTCTGTGCAAATTGATGTTGGGAAGCGAGCAAATAATAGAGCGGCTGGTACCTTATCCACTTTAAAG GATCATGAAAACGTCCCTCCAGATAGTCAAGCTCGGATGCATGATGGCTCCGAAGTCTATGGTGAAGAACCTGATCAGGCTCACAAAAGACTTAGAACAGAGAAGAGTTAG
- the LOC104419453 gene encoding uncharacterized protein LOC104419453 isoform X2 encodes MHPSTISDDALIHVETPNHDRESSSPTRFHEPCQLATVPLLLQPSYARSKSLISDDLRHFRISLRWCALDQSSCFGMFISIFTFILFTFVIPIVSSLAVKVPSTAPVENPISFNLLVQFPESGLAAIGFFTLCRFFNKYGLRQLLFLDVLEYDSAPVRRNYTRELDKSFRYLSYILLPSFLVELTHKVVFFSTVSMSFSLPFPFPSNAVLFVLVLASWIYRTGIFLLVCVLFRLTCELQILRLGGLHGMLEGCGSDPSAIFDEHVRIRKQLSATSHRYRFFIISCLLTMTVSQFAALLIVLASKTEKNFFNSGDLVVCSVVELSGLFLCLLGAARITHRAQGIASLATRWNMLVTSASASGSNRPKPETVEHNGWHSDTDSDLLIPVSTFSDSSSFQIRQALVAYLERNNGGITLYGFALDRGLLHTIFAFEFSLVLWILSKI; translated from the exons ATGCATCCCTCAACCATCAGCGACGACGCCCTCATTCATGTGGAGACTCCTAACCACGACCGCGAATCCTCCTCCCCGACACGGTTCCATGAGCCATGCCAACTTGCCACCGTCCCGTTGCTTCTCCAACCGTCCTATGCCAGGTCGAAATCGCTCATCTCTGATGATCTCCGCCACTTCCGAATCAGCCTCAGGTGGTGCGCGCTCGATCAGTCCTCCTGTTTCGGGATGTTCATCTCCATTTTCACGTTCATACTTTTCACGTTCGTCATTCCAATAGTGAGCTCCCTAGCCGTGAAAGTACCATCGACAGCTCCAGTCGAGAACCCGATATCTTTCAACCTGCTTGTCCAGTTCCCGGAATCGGGCTTAGCGGCAATTGGCTTCTTCACACTATGCAG GTTCTTCAATAAGTATGGGCTGCGGCAGCTCCTCTTCCTCGATGTGCTTGAATATGACTCCGCCCCTGTGCGTCGTAACTACACCCGCGAGCTCGACAAGTCGTTCCGATACCTGTCCTACATCCTCCTCCCTTCCTTCCTTGTCGAACTTACCCACAAGGTTGTCTTCTTCTCGACCGTCTCCATGTCCTTCtccctccccttccccttcccatCCAACGCTGTCCTCTTCGTCCTCGTCCTCGCCTCCTGGATCTACCGAACCGGCATCTTCCTCCTTGTCTGTGTCCTGTTCAGGCTGACCTGCGAGCTCCAGATCCTAAGGCTCGGTGGCCTCCACGGGATGCTTGAGGGCTGCGGGTCCGACCCGAGTGCCATATTTGATGAGCACGTCAGGATCAGGAAGCAGCTGTCCGCAACAAGCCACCGGTACCGTTTCTTCATCATCAGTTGCCTCCTGACGATGACAGTGAGCCAGTTTGCAGCACTGCTGATCGTCCTGGCATCAAAGACCGAgaagaatttcttcaattccggAGATCTTGTA gtgTGTTCGGTTGTTGAGCTGAGTGGTCTGTTCTTGTGCTTGTTGGGGGCTGCAAGAATCACCCACAGAGCTCAAGGGATCGCCTCTTTGGCCACTAGATGGAACATGCTAGTGACTTCCGCTTCTGCTTCTGGTTCGAACCGGCCGAAACCCGAAACTGTGGAACACAACGGCTGGCACAGCGACACCGACTCGGATCTCCTCATCCCAGTCTCCACCTTCTCAGATTCTAGCTCATTCCAAATCCGACAAGCACTAG TGGCGTACTTGGAGCGGAACAATGGCGGGATAACGCTGTACGGGTTCGCACTGGACCGGGGGCTGCTGCACACGATCTTTGCATTCGAGTTCTCGCTCGTGCTGTGGATACTGAGCAAG ATTTGA
- the LOC104419454 gene encoding O-fucosyltransferase 27 isoform X2 yields MKGEGKTVMMKSRLKWVGLVGLVLSALSLFVHFLLARFTEDGFSEYQTSITIFSWRPIFENVDIPTTSPLYRRLWGPVRHLESLHPHANPRGNYAEPSMQTNGFIFVRIQGGFHEIRNSICDVVAVSRLLNATLVVPEIQSTTSSKGISSEFKSFSYLYSEEQFMTALAKDVRVVKTLPKDLKGARRKKKIPLFRVPYQASPYFFLHHVLPVLNKHSVVELVVSDGGCLQAILAPQFEELQRLRCRVSFHALRFRQEVQELATNILHRLRSPGRPFIAYDPGLTRDALAYHGCAELFQDVHTELIQHKRAWMLKRGIVKGSLSVDSAGKRLNGSCPLMPEEIGILLRAYGYSWDTIIYVSGGEVFGGQRTLIPLHSMFENVVDRTSLSSSWELNRIYGRESNLASDYPKKLTPVNVELKRKAWKLAGPRPRPLPPPPARPKYPYNIEGWWGWVAESDNEPDSTVMELRMNAHKLLWEAIDYVVCVEADVFVPGFDHDGKGHPNFATLVMGHRLYQSAASRTYRPNRKQVVKFLEETRDHLYQANRTWLTSIRKHLRNSLLDGLTEASVKSKSLSFLSYPVPECSCSSHDPAKSTSHTSSSSHSLHAALGSVHHCPAWMDTSMTSLSIEKERDEDLDEDDTSSSGLFLRNSSGAAHENGSGEASKEEAQLEDQEELEGGERR; encoded by the exons ATGAAAGGAGAAGGGAAGACGGTCATGATGAAGTCAAGACTGAAGTGGGTGGGTTTGGTGGGTCTTGTTCTATCGGCTCTCTCCCTCTTCGTCCACTTCTTGCTCGCCAGATTCACTGAAGACGGCTTCTCTGAGTATCAGACTTCCATCACCATCTTCTCCTGGAGACCCATCTTCGAGAATGTCGACATCCCCACCACA AGTCCACTGTATAGAAGGCTATGGGGTCCGGTTAGGCACCTTGAATCTTTGCATCCTCATGCCAATCCCAGAGGAAATTATGCAG AACCCAGTATGCAGACAAATGGCTTTATCTTTGTCAGAATACAAGGAGGTTTCCATGAGATACGAAACTCG ATATGCGATGTAGTCGCAGTGTCTCGGCTTCTTAATGCGACATTAGTTGTTCCAGAGATCCAATCTACCACGAGCAGTAAAGGCATCAG CTCAGAGTTCAAGAGCTTTTCCTATCTCTACAGTGAGGAGCAATTCATGACAGCATTGGCAAAGGATGTTAGAGTAGTTAAGACCCTTCCAAAAGATCTAAAAGGGGCAAGgcggaagaagaagatcccACTTTTTAGGGTTCCATACCAGGCCTCACCATACTTTTTTCTCCACCATGTTCTTCCGGTACTGAACAAGCATTCAGTTGTTGAATTGGTGGTCTCTGATGGTGGATGCTTACAG GCTATCCTTGCACCCCAGTTTGAAGAGCTTCAGAGGCTGAGATGTAGAGTCTCTTTCCATGCTCTTCGATTTAGACAGGAGGTCCAGGAACTGGCTACTAATATTCTGCATAG ATTACGGTCCCCTGGACGGCCATTTATAGCATATGATCCTGGGTTGACAAGAGATGCATTGGCATATCATGGTTGCGCCGAGTTGTTCCAG GATGTACATACTGAACTCATCCAACATAAAAGAGCTTGGATGCTGAAGCGCGGGATTGTCAAGGGGAGCCTCTCTGTGGATTCAGCAGGAAAGCGCCTCAACGGGTCTTGCCCTCTTATGCCGGAAGAG ATTGGAATTCTTCTCCGTGCATATGGATACTCATGGGATACCATAATATATGTTTCGGGGGGTGAAGTCTTTGGTGGTCAAAGGACATTAATACCTCTTCACTCCATGTTTGAAAATGTCGTCGATAGGACTTCGCTTAGTTCGAGTTGGGAGCTAAACAGAATTTACGGGCGTGAGTCCAACCTAGCTTCAGATTATCCCAAGAAGCTTACTCCTGTCAATGTAGAATTGAAACGCAAAGCGTGGAAACTGGCAGGCCCACGCCCTCGTCCACTTCCACCACCTCCAGCCCGGCCCAAATACCCTTATAATATTGAAGGTTGGTGGGGCTGGGTGGCTGAAAGTGATAATGAGCCTGACAGTACAGTAATGGAGCTGAGGATGAATGCCCATAAATTACTCTGGGAAGCAATTGACTATGTGGTTTGTGTTGAAGCCGATGTGTTTGTTCCTGGGTTTGATCATGATGGTAAGGGGCATCCAAATTTCGCCACCTTAGTGATGGGCCATAGACTATACCAGTCAGCGGCCTCCAGAACTTACAGACCTAACAG GAAGCAAGTCGTGAAGTTCTTGGAAGAAACACGTGACCACCTTTATCAGGCAAATCGAACATGGCTGACATCGATCCGCAAGCACCTGAGAAATAGCCTGCTGGACGGGCTAACAGAAGCGTCTGTAAAATCgaagtctctctctttcctctcttatcCTGTCCCTGAATGTTCTTGCTCGAGCCACGATCCAGCCAAATCTACATCCCACACTTCCAGTTCGTCTCACTCCCTTCACGCAGCTCTTGGCTCTGTCCACCATTGCCCTGCTTGGATGGACACCAGCATGACATCCCTTTCAATAGAGAAGGAGCGCGATGAAGATCTTGACGAGGACGACACCTCATCGTCTGGGTTGTTTCTTCGGAATAGCAGTGGTGCAGCTCATGAAAACGGAAGCGGTGAGGCAAGTAAAGAGGAGGCCCAGTTGGAGGACCAGGAAGAACTAGAAGGTGGAGAGAGAAGATAA
- the LOC104419452 gene encoding transcription factor BIM2 isoform X1, giving the protein MVRPAAKTPHHHHHHEQHDDDDDEETEYGDDFAPAHNSNSSFPKEEAGKGDGKRGSAPRSKHSETEQRRRSKINERFQILRDLIPQNDQKRDKASFLLEVIEYIQFLQEKLQMYEGSYPGYDQEPSKLTPWRSNTGTVESQMDHLQIMKNGSAHESRVVMNPLLANAQNSLESDLGNAAVSIDMQTQPGMYASVGHGGVASEPLTEAVSNVGNVSGHPQSQLWQAMPFAADCSIPNNTHIDQEQFTIESGSVSLSAAYSQGILNTLTQALQSSGVDLSQANISVQIDVGKRANNRAAGTLSTLKDHENVPPDSQARMHDGSEVYGEEPDQAHKRLRTEKS; this is encoded by the exons ATGGTGAGGCCCGCCGCCAAGACacctcaccaccaccaccaccacgagcagcacgacgacgacgacgacgaggagaCCGAGTACGGCGACGACTTCGCTCCTGCCCACAATTCTAACTCTTCTTTCCCGAAAG AGGAAGCAGGGAAAGGGGACGGGAAGAGGGGGAGCGCGCCGCGGTCGAAGCATTCGGAGACGGAGCAGCGCAGGAGGAGCAAGATCAACGAGAG GTTTCAAATACTGAGAGATCTCATCCCTCAAAATGATCAAAAAAGAGATAAGGCTTCATTCTTGTTAGAG GTTATAGAGTACATTCAATTTTTACAGGAGAAATTACAGATGTATGAGGGTTCATACCCTGGTTATGATCAGGAGCCAAGTAAATTAACACCATGG AGAAGCAACACTGGGACTGTGGAAAGTCAAATGGATCATCTTCAAATTATGAAAAACGGAAGTGCTCATGAGAGCAGAGTTGTTATGAACCCACTGCTTGCAAATGCGCAGAACTCATTGGAATCTGATTTGGGAAATGCTGCAGTCTCCATAGACATGCAAACCCAACCAGGCATGTATGCTTCTGTTGGGCATGGCGGGGTGGCCAGTGAACCGTTGACTGAAGCCGTATCTAATGTCGGGAACGTGTCTGGCCATCCTCAGTCGCAGTTGTGGCAGGCGATGCCTTTTGCAGCAGATTGTAGCATCCCAAACAATACACATATTGATCAAGAGCAATTTACCATTGAAAGTGGATCTGTTAGCCTTTCTGCTGCCTATTCTCAAGG GATATTAAACACTCTGACCCAAGCACTGCAATCATCGGGAGTGGATTTGTCCCAAGCCAACATCTCTGTGCAAATTGATGTTGGGAAGCGAGCAAATAATAGAGCGGCTGGTACCTTATCCACTTTAAAG GATCATGAAAACGTCCCTCCAGATAGTCAAGCTCGGATGCATGATGGCTCCGAAGTCTATGGTGAAGAACCTGATCAGGCTCACAAAAGACTTAGAACAGAGAAGAGTTAG